The DNA sequence GATTCCGCGCGATTCCAGCGTCTGGCTGACAGACATGCGCGCCAGATCTTTTATATTGTTATCCTGGCTTAAGTGGGCCAGGTAAATGCTCTTTGTATTGTCGCCGGCCACCTCGCTCATCGCAAGCGCCGCATCTTCATTGGACACGTGCCCAAAGTCGCCGAGAATCCTTCGTTTGATATTCCATGGATAGCGCCCCATCCGGAGCATCTGGACATCATGATTGCTTTCGAATACAAACGCGTCGGCATTCTTGATGATTCCCTTCATCCGGTCGCTCACATAACCTGTGTCCGTGATGAGGGCAAGCTTCTTGCCTTCATGATGGAAAATATAGAACATCGGCTCAGCCGCATCATGGGATACACCGAAAGATTCAATATCAAGCGAGCCGAAGCTTTTCACGGTTTCCATATCAAAGGTAAATTTCTGGTCGAGCGGCACTTCCCCGATCAGGCCGTTCATCGCCTGCCACGTC is a window from the Bacillus infantis NRRL B-14911 genome containing:
- a CDS encoding MBL fold metallo-hydrolase, with the protein product MSLHFSVLASGSTGNAIYVEADGQSFIVDAGLSGKQMEALIKQIDRSLGNLSGILVTHEHSDHIKGVGIVARKYGLPVYANEKTWQAMNGLIGEVPLDQKFTFDMETVKSFGSLDIESFGVSHDAAEPMFYIFHHEGKKLALITDTGYVSDRMKGIIKNADAFVFESNHDVQMLRMGRYPWNIKRRILGDFGHVSNEDAALAMSEVAGDNTKSIYLAHLSQDNNIKDLARMSVSQTLESRGILVGEQFSLYDTDPKAPTPLTAV